GGCGAACTCAGCAGTCTCACCATGGGCCTGGGCTTCGCCTCGTTCTTCGACCCCCAAACCAAGGGCAGATCTTCCGCCATCAGCCAGTTCCTCGTCATGCTGGCCACCTTGATGTTTTTGACAGTCAACGGCCACCTGGTCTTGCTGGCGGCGCTGGCGGAAAGCTTTGTCAGCCTGCCCATTTCATCGAGTCCCATCAGCGGCGGCGGTTTCCAGCAATTGGCGGCCTGGGGCGGCGAAATCTTCCGTTCCGGCCTGCAGATTTCGCTGCCCATCATCGCCGCCCTGCTGCTGACCAACGTGGCGCTAGGCATCTTGACGCGGGCGGCGCCGCAGCTGAACATTTTCGGTATCGGTTTTCCCGTGACCCTGGGCGTGGGCTTGCTGGTGATCAGCATGGTCTTGCCCTACCTGGCCACGCCGTTCCAGAATATGTTCCTGCGCGGCATAGAAACGGCGCGTTTGCTGCCGCGCGGCTTTGCCACGCGCGACCGGCCACCGCCGCCCGCGCCGCCGAATCCCTTGCGCCCCAAGCAGCCTGCGCCAGCGCCCTGATCCGGGCTACCAGCCCAGCGCATGGCGCAGCAGCAGCGCCGACAGCACGAACATCGTGATACCAATCAAGCCATCGAGCACTTGCCAGGCGCGCGGCCGGGCAAACCACGGCGCCAGCCAGCGCGCGCCAAATCCCAACGAGGCAAACCACAGCAGGCTGGCCGCGCTGGCGCCGGCGATAAACCAGCCGCGCAGCACGCCCGGCTGCTGCGCGCCGATGCTTCCCACCAGCAATACCGTATCCAGATACACGTGCGGGTTGAGCAAGGTAAATGCGGCCGCCTGGGCCAGCGCGGCAGCCAGGCCCAGTTGCGACCCGCCTTCGGCCGCGCGCAACTGCTGCGGCCGGCGCGCGCGCCGCAGCGCTTGCCAACCGTAGACGGCGAGGAAAGCGGCGCCGCCCAGCGCCAGTGCGCTGGCCAGCAAGGGACGCTGCCCCAGCGCACTGGCCATGCCCAGCACACCGGCGGCAATCAGCGCCGCGTCGGCCAGCGCGCAAAACAGCACGATGGCGCCCACGTGTTCGCGGCGCAAGCCAGGCCGCAAGACAAAAGCATTTTGCGAGCCGATGGCAACGATGAGGCCCAGGCCCAGGGTCATGCCCTGTACAAAGACGGAAAAAACGAGTGGGGTGGTGGCGGAGAGTGTCATGCGGCGATCTTGCCAGCCGCCGGGAATGAAGGCAAACTACCTTTTCTACAGCAAGTTAAGGAAAACTTCATCCATGCTCGATTATGCCGCCCTGGGTGCCCTCGCCGCCGTCATCCGCGAAGGCAGTTTCGAGCGCGCGGCGCGCGCCTTGCACGTGACGCCATCGGCCATTTCGCAGCGCATCCGGCTGCTGGAAGAGCGCGTCGGCTGCGCGCTGGTGATACGCGATCAGCCTTGCCGCGCCACGCAAACGGGCCGGCGCTTGTGCCAGCACGTGGACCAGGTGCAACTGCTGGAACAGGATTTGCAAGGGACCGTGCCGGCGCTGGTGCAGGCAGCACTGGGCGTGTCGCGCGCCACTGTGCCCGTCGCCGTGAATGCCGACAGCCTGGCCACCTGGCTGGCGCCCGCCATCGCCGCCTTCGGGGCCGCGCACCCGGTGCTGCTGCAAGTGGCCGTCGACGACCAGGACCATACGGCCGAGTGGCTGCGCAGCGGCGCCGTACTGGCCGCCGTCAGCGCAACGGCCCGGCCCGCATCGGGCTGCAACAGCCGCCCGCTGGGCGCCATGCGCTACCTGGCAGCTGCCAGTCCCGCC
Above is a genomic segment from Janthinobacterium sp. 64 containing:
- the fliR gene encoding flagellar biosynthetic protein FliR; protein product: MLTLSSIELNTWIAALLWPLSRILGLIAAAPLFGNAAVPATVKVTLGALLAMIIAPTVPALPAVNPMSLPGLLILTQEMLVGLAMGFSIRIVFSAIEMAGELSSLTMGLGFASFFDPQTKGRSSAISQFLVMLATLMFLTVNGHLVLLAALAESFVSLPISSSPISGGGFQQLAAWGGEIFRSGLQISLPIIAALLLTNVALGILTRAAPQLNIFGIGFPVTLGVGLLVISMVLPYLATPFQNMFLRGIETARLLPRGFATRDRPPPPAPPNPLRPKQPAPAP
- a CDS encoding LysR family transcriptional regulator ArgP, producing the protein MLDYAALGALAAVIREGSFERAARALHVTPSAISQRIRLLEERVGCALVIRDQPCRATQTGRRLCQHVDQVQLLEQDLQGTVPALVQAALGVSRATVPVAVNADSLATWLAPAIAAFGAAHPVLLQVAVDDQDHTAEWLRSGAVLAAVSATARPASGCNSRPLGAMRYLAAASPAFLQRHFAHGVGAASLALAPSLVFNAKDELQSRWVRRLCHRHVELPRHALPSSHAFVTAGLAGMGWGLHPQALIQPHLDNGSLVELLPATPLDVPLHWHTARAASSLLDGLSAAILAAARTGLQPIPGA
- a CDS encoding LysE/ArgO family amino acid transporter, which encodes MTLSATTPLVFSVFVQGMTLGLGLIVAIGSQNAFVLRPGLRREHVGAIVLFCALADAALIAAGVLGMASALGQRPLLASALALGGAAFLAVYGWQALRRARRPQQLRAAEGGSQLGLAAALAQAAAFTLLNPHVYLDTVLLVGSIGAQQPGVLRGWFIAGASAASLLWFASLGFGARWLAPWFARPRAWQVLDGLIGITMFVLSALLLRHALGW